A stretch of Eleutherodactylus coqui strain aEleCoq1 chromosome 2, aEleCoq1.hap1, whole genome shotgun sequence DNA encodes these proteins:
- the LOC136610666 gene encoding mitochondrial inner membrane protease ATP23 homolog, which translates to MDDDKSAKDDHGYHLFPERNPRNPRKEPFLSRLYGLKTRCNARVKIALETSPHVRLLLDAMSRAGCTAYRDRHFACEECAGEAGGGFDTATSQIVMCQNKINHQKIMNQMLTHELIHAYDHCRAQVDFLGNIQHLACTEIRAASLSGDCSLSNEMLRFRFGIKQHHQTCVRDRAVRSIMASSKSSQETAEKAVDEVFDSCFNDREPFDRIPHNTATANIAYKNFRNRGRYYENI; encoded by the exons ATGGACGACGACAAATCGGCAAAAGATGACCACGGCTACCACCTGTTCCCCGAGAGGAACCCCCGCAATCCTAGGAAGGAGCCGTTCCTCTCCAGGCTCTACGGGTTAAAGACGAGATGTAACGCGAGGGTGAAGATCGCGCTGGAGACCA GTCCACATGTCAGATTACTCTTAGATGCCATGAGCCGGGCCGGCTG CACCGCGTACCGAGACAGACATTTTGCATGTGAAGAATGTgctggagaagcaggaggaggcttTGATACCGCTACCTCTCAG ATTGTAATGTGTCAGAACAAGATTAATCATCAAAAGATTATGAACCAAATGCTCACACATGAGTTGATTCACGCTTATGACCACTGCCGCGCACAAGTTGACTTTTTAGGCAATATTCAACATTTGGCCTGCACTGAG ATCCGAGCTGCCAGTCTGAGTGGAGACTGCTCCCTTAGCAATGAGATGTTACGGTTCAGATTTGGTATTAAGCAGCATCATCAG ACTTGTGTGCGGGACCGAGCGGTTCGCTCTATAATGGCCTCAAGCAAATCTAGTCAAGAGACAGCAGAAAAGGCTGTGGATGAAGTGTTTGATTCGTGTTTTAATGACCGAGAACCGTTTGATCGCATTCCTCATAATACAGCTACAGCAAATATTGCATACAAAAACTTTAGAAATCGGGGAAGATATTATGAAAATATCTGA
- the LOC136611820 gene encoding mitochondrial inner membrane protease ATP23 homolog translates to MEEDRSAHGVHDCSENSGAHRECRRRLRSAMETSPYAQLLLHAMKRSGCTVSRDRHFSCEDCDGSVSGGFDAETSEIVLCQNNIHSQSHMDRVVTHELIHAFDHCRAHVDWFNNVRHLACSEIRAANLSGDCALTNEISRFNFGLKQHHQDCVRDRALRSILAVRHISREAAAKAVDNVFDSCFNDLEPFGRIPHCKRDADMAYSEFKNRGRYYANF, encoded by the exons ATGGAGGAGGACAGGTCGGCGCATGGAGTACATGACTGCTCCGAGAACAGCGGAGCACACCGGGAGTGCCGCAGGAGGCTACggagcgccatggagacga GTCCGTACGCGCAGCTTCTCCTACACGCCATGAAACGCTCTGGCTG CACAGTCTCCAGAGACCGCCATTTTTCTTGTGAGGACTGTGATGGATCTGTAAGCGGAGGCTTTGATGCGGAGACATCTGAA ATTGTGTTGTGTCAGAACAACATCCACAGTCAGTCACACATGGACCGCGTGGTGACACACGAGCTGATCCATGCGTTTGACCACTGCCGCGCACATGTTGATTGGTTTAATAATGTTCGCCATTTAGCGTGCTCGGAG ATCAGAGCTGCGAATCTCAGTGGAGACTGCGCACTTACTAATGAAATCAGCCGATTTAATTTTGGCTTGAAACAACATCATCAG GACTGTGTCAGAGACCGTGCTCTCCGCTCTATATTGGCCGTCAGACACATCAGCCGGGAGGCAGCAGCAAAGGCCGTAGATAATGTGTTTGACTCATGTTTTAATGACCTCGAACCATTTGGTCGAATCCCCCATTGTAAAAGGGATGCTGACATGGCATACAGCGAATTTAAGAACCGAGGAAGATATTATGCAAACTTTTGA